The following is a genomic window from Sphingobacterium spiritivorum.
TACTATATACTACCCATGAATTCAAAGCAGTGTTAATCAGCATCTGTTAATTCTTAAAATCTACATTCGGTATCCAGCTGTTTACTATTCCGTCTCCGGCTACAGCATCATGTCCGTTACCGGTGATGTCTTTAAAAGTATTACCCGATCCTTCATCCATAGGCCAATAACCGATTAAGTCCGGATTTTTGGCATTGATCGCAAAATACATGTTATTTTTGATCTGATTCTGCGTAATCGCTTTTTTCCATAACCGGACCTGAGCCATCTGGCAATTGTCCATAAAGTAGAAGCCACTGGCAATCATATGAAGATAATCAAACTTAACTGTTCCGCCTTCAGGTGCTGGTGGCTGAAACTTGACATCCGATTCTCCGTTACGATAGATGGTTAATGTGTTACCATCGTATACAAGTGCCCAGTGGTACCATTTATTAGTTTCCAGATTAGATGCGGTCTGAACCTGTCCGCCTAGTGTCTTGATCTGCAGGTAATTATAAGGACTGTTAGCATCTCCAAATCGGATATAGATGTCATCAGAGTCAAATATAGCCTGATTATTAATGCTGTAGGCAGACATTTTAGTCCAGAATTCAAGACTCCATTGCTTGGTACGGATCCCCCACTTATCTGTCGGAAGAGCTGCTACACGACTATTATTAACTCCGGACATTTCAGGTACAGATACCCGCAATGGCTTTGCCAGCAGGTATATAAAGCGGGATTGTGAATTGGAATTCGCAATATTGCCTTTCAATACGTTCCCTAATTCCACTCCCAATGCATACCTGTTCCCATTTGTTTCAAAGTCTTCTACCCGTATCGTATAAATGGCACTTATTTCTCCGGCAGGAATTATCACCTTTGCATTTGCCGGTAAGGAAAAGTTGGGTACAGGCAAATATTCAGAGCTGGTCTCTTTGTTATAATTATCTAACATAGAAGGGGTAAGCTTTATTTCTACTTCTACATCTTCAGCAACTTTTTTAGCAAGACGCACAAGTATGTTAATATCCGCTCCATTATTCATGGTAATAGTCTCCGCTTTTTCAGAACTATTTGCGGCACTGCTGATATAGATACTGTTATCTATAATCTGATATTCAGCATTTTTACAGGAAAGAATCAGGCAGCTCAGACTTAATATGATATATTTCAAGGTTTTCATTTTCATGTGTTTATGTTACATTTATTTTTTGGCTTTTCGCTCATTGAATATCCGGTACAGATTGGTAATGCCTTTTCTCAGGAAGAAATATTCAGGAGAACCATCGTAATCGCCATTTTGATTTCTAGGTATATAATCAAATCCGGAACGGTATAGTCCTGCACCACCGATCTGCTGATCCATACCATTCTGTTTATAGATAAATTGAGACATTGATAAAAAGTTTCCACCTGTATTGGCATACGATTCGAAGTTTTCGGTTAGGATAGTTCTTCTTACTACTTCATCTGCTGTGATTCTTCCCGCAGCTATATGCACGCTCATATCCTCGATAACACCTCTCACTCTTGTAATCTGAGAGGCTGGAGAAGCTCCGTATGCCTGCAGAACGAAATAATCAAAATATTGGGATTCCCAGTCTTTATCTATTCGTCCCGCTGTTCCGATTTCACCATCTATAATAAGTAAAAGTCCGGGTTTGGCCGGTTTTCTACCATCACGTTCAGTACGTTGAGAGCCCGGTCCAAACCAATACCCTAATTCTTCTACAAAGATTTTGCGCTGTACCCGGTTTTGCCAAAGGTACTCACCGGTACAACCACAGACTGTAGGCTCATAATCCCAGTCAAATCCGTCATAGCCTGCTTTGATAACACCATCATATATTGCTTCTGCATATTTTCGTATTGCAGGCCGTATAACAGCTAGATCCGAACTGTTGCCTATATTGTAAATTGGATCAGGAGGCATATCGTCACCTACTTTAGATGAAAACAGCGTGACAACTACTTTTGTACCTTTCACTTTTTGTACATATTCCATGTCTGCTTTTCGCTCCGCGCTCAGGTCAAACTTGGGATGCCCTCCCCAGTTGGATGCGATTGTAATGGAGTCTGGTAATCCTCTCAGGCTATTTTCACCGGTGGGTGCTACACCTGTCCAGTTGTCAAACCAGACAAAGGTCTGCGGCAATCCGGGAGTTTTCTTCCATTCTCGTAGGGCGGCATAATATGCGTCGGTTTTGGTTGTTGCATTCAGATCTGTTGAATTATTATTTATCGACCCGACTTCCGTCCATTCTTTACAGGATTGGAAGGTCAGGACATATAATGCAGTTATCAGTATAATATGTATATTTTTCATAATGTTGTTCATAAAGAATAAAGTTTAGTTTTTCTTTGCCCACCACAAATCTGTAGAGGCCACATCATCGCCACCTAACAGGGATATTGCCTGTGTCACATTTGCCCCGTTGCTTCTGTACTGTGCTTGTGGATAGGGCAGGCGCCTTACCAGACGGCCGGATGAATTGATAACACTACCTATAAAGTTGCTGGAGCTCAGATTATTTTGTGCAGGAAAAAGCTGTGGAAATCCGGTACGTCTGTAATCAGCCCATGCTTCCATACCATATGGAAAGTTCGCAAGCCACTTTTGCGTAATAATTTTTTCCAGTTTGGAATTCTGTGTGCCCGCAACATCATCCCAGTTTACGGTGATAGGATTAGCTACCGTTACTGTTTGTCCAATAATAAAAGGATTTGTATATGCCTGAGGAACCTTTTTTCCAGTCAGATAAGCTCCTGTTGCAACAGCGTGCTGGCTCATAGAGGTTTGTATGCCAGTTTCATAGAAGTTTTTTGCCAGTGCATCTCCGCCTGAAATCCATCCTTTGAGAGCAGCTTCAGCTTTTAAAAAGGAAATTTCGGCAGCACAAAAAACCAGTAACGGAGTGTTGGGGGAAAATGCAGGTTTTGAAAAATAAGTGACATTACTATATATCGTCTTATTGATATTCTGGATACCCGTTCTAACGCCCCTGTATTCTGATCTGAATGAAGCAAGAGTCATATATTTTGGTCTTCTGGGATCTCCAAAACCATTCATATAGGAAGATAAGGTTGCACTAATCGCTAAATCACCCCAATTCACGGATGCTTTGTAATAAGGATTGTCGTCTGTCGGAATCCAGGCATTATCTGCATTTGTCTCTATGGCTCCGGCCTGCATAGCCTGCAGAAACATGCCTTTTGCATAATCTGTATCCACTGAAGAGATTCGCATGGCCATACGCATTTTTAAGGAATTGGCAAATCTGATCCATTTTGAGAAATCTCCGTTGTAAACAATATCATAGGTAGCCATAGGATGGCTTTTTGAATTATTACTCTCCTGAATAAAATTGTTTAACGTGTTGATGCTGCTGTTTAATTCATCAAACATCAGATGATAAATAGTTTTTACATCATCGAAAGCCACATTGTCATCGTTTGATTCTCCGATTTTGGAATAAGGGATGGGGCCATACATATCAGTTACACGCAACATAGCTGCCACCCGGATAATACTTGCCCAGGCATAGATATAGCCCTTACTTTCCGTTACTCTTTTGATCTTGATAAAGTTGGAATTGAAGTCGACCATAATATCTTTGAAAGGAACTTCCACCCAATCCAATGCTGGATTAAAGGTGCCAAAGTTTGTTCCCTGCCAGTTATTTGTGGTCGCAAAGTATCCTCCGTACTGCCCTCCTACCATCTGTTCTATATGCTGACTCTTATTCTCCTGTGCATAGTGCATGGTGGCAATAAGGGACGGAAATAACGTACCCAGTTTTTCCGAGTTGGTCAGATCCTGTTCCGTAGGATTTGTAGGATGCGTATTGAGACTCTCAAAATTTTTGGTACAGGAGATCGCAAAGATCATACTCGCTACTATACCTACACTGTATATATATTGAAATGTTAGTTTTTTCATAATTTTTCGAATTAGAATTGTAGCTTAAGGTTAAAGCCTATATTTCTGAGGCTGGGTTGCATAAAAAAATCAACTCCGGTATAATAGGTGCTCGATGCTGATGGTACTGATTCCGGATCAAACGGAGCTTTGTTATAGAGCAATGCCAGGTTATTCCCTACAATTCCGATGGTCGCATTTGCTATGTTTCCCAATAGCCTTTTGTTGATTGTATATTCTATGCTCAATTCCTGTAGTCTCACATTGTCAGCTTTATAAACATACAAATCAGACTTGCCTGTTCCTTCAGCTACCACATTCATATAATCCTGTGCTGAGATTTCATGTCCGAGAATATTAATATTCCCCTGACGGCGTAAGTTGGCACTATATTCAGATACACCGTATCTGTCCAGAATAGCTTGTGTATTGGAAACTACTAATCCGCCAAAGCGACCACTTAGTACAACATTCAGTCGTAAATCCTTATACGTAAAGGAGTTTCTCCAGCCCATTTGTGACTTCGGTAACAGGGATCCTAATTTTCTGTAATCGTTCGTATTCAGCGTTTCCATTGACGGTAACAGGGTTGAAGGATTTAAGTAAATATAACCGTTGTTATCCCGTTTAAAATCGGATGTAGAATAGATATCACCCATAGATCCGCCCTCTCTGAGGCGTACTACCGGCGAACCGATACTTCCTAATGTTGCTTTATCTACATAGTTCTGCAGTGTGGGATTATCTCTTAATACATCAGCTCCATAAAGACTTACAATCTTGTTTTTATTGAAAGAAAAGGTCAGATTACTGCTCCATGCGAATTTGTTCCAGGTATTCTGGTAACCAAGTAACAATTCAATACCATTATTCCGGACATTTCCTGTTTGGATGATTCTGCCTGTATATTCCGTACCACTTTCGAGAATTGTGTGTGTCTGATTTTTCGTATCGGAACTGTAATATGTAGCGTTGAGGGATAAGCTGTTTTTCAGAAATTTCATGTCCAGACCGAATTCATAAGAGGTGGTCAGTTCGGGCTTTAAGAAAAAATTAGGACGGATCTTACCTAAGGCGTACGTATTCGTCTGGCCATCATAGATATATTGCTCTGTGGTCAGATATGGGCCGTATGAATTACCAACTTTGGTGTAGGTACCTCGGGCTTTAAGATAAGAAAACCAGGTTGGAAGTGTAAATGCCTCACTCACAACTGTAGAAAGTCCTATAGATGGATAGAAGAACGAGCGTTCCGGAGATTGTGACCAGGCTAAGGCCGAATCCCAATCGTTTCTTCCGATCAGTGTCAGGAAGAGGTAGTTTTTGTACCCGATCTCGGCATTCGCAAAAACGGATTGTGTCTGTCTCTTGAGTCCGTCCTGATCGACCTTAAACGTACCTACAGCTCTGTTCATATTCTCTATACTGAAATAATTTATGATCTGCTGCAGATCGCCTTCAATAGTATAGGCATTCATCCGTTTGTCTTTAATAGATGCTCCTGCGTTGATA
Proteins encoded in this region:
- a CDS encoding DUF1735 and LamG domain-containing protein, producing the protein MKTLKYIILSLSCLILSCKNAEYQIIDNSIYISSAANSSEKAETITMNNGADINILVRLAKKVAEDVEVEIKLTPSMLDNYNKETSSEYLPVPNFSLPANAKVIIPAGEISAIYTIRVEDFETNGNRYALGVELGNVLKGNIANSNSQSRFIYLLAKPLRVSVPEMSGVNNSRVAALPTDKWGIRTKQWSLEFWTKMSAYSINNQAIFDSDDIYIRFGDANSPYNYLQIKTLGGQVQTASNLETNKWYHWALVYDGNTLTIYRNGESDVKFQPPAPEGGTVKFDYLHMIASGFYFMDNCQMAQVRLWKKAITQNQIKNNMYFAINAKNPDLIGYWPMDEGSGNTFKDITGNGHDAVAGDGIVNSWIPNVDFKN
- a CDS encoding glycoside hydrolase family 18 — encoded protein: MNNIMKNIHIILITALYVLTFQSCKEWTEVGSINNNSTDLNATTKTDAYYAALREWKKTPGLPQTFVWFDNWTGVAPTGENSLRGLPDSITIASNWGGHPKFDLSAERKADMEYVQKVKGTKVVVTLFSSKVGDDMPPDPIYNIGNSSDLAVIRPAIRKYAEAIYDGVIKAGYDGFDWDYEPTVCGCTGEYLWQNRVQRKIFVEELGYWFGPGSQRTERDGRKPAKPGLLLIIDGEIGTAGRIDKDWESQYFDYFVLQAYGASPASQITRVRGVIEDMSVHIAAGRITADEVVRRTILTENFESYANTGGNFLSMSQFIYKQNGMDQQIGGAGLYRSGFDYIPRNQNGDYDGSPEYFFLRKGITNLYRIFNERKAKK
- a CDS encoding SusD/RagB family nutrient-binding outer membrane lipoprotein; the encoded protein is MKKLTFQYIYSVGIVASMIFAISCTKNFESLNTHPTNPTEQDLTNSEKLGTLFPSLIATMHYAQENKSQHIEQMVGGQYGGYFATTNNWQGTNFGTFNPALDWVEVPFKDIMVDFNSNFIKIKRVTESKGYIYAWASIIRVAAMLRVTDMYGPIPYSKIGESNDDNVAFDDVKTIYHLMFDELNSSINTLNNFIQESNNSKSHPMATYDIVYNGDFSKWIRFANSLKMRMAMRISSVDTDYAKGMFLQAMQAGAIETNADNAWIPTDDNPYYKASVNWGDLAISATLSSYMNGFGDPRRPKYMTLASFRSEYRGVRTGIQNINKTIYSNVTYFSKPAFSPNTPLLVFCAAEISFLKAEAALKGWISGGDALAKNFYETGIQTSMSQHAVATGAYLTGKKVPQAYTNPFIIGQTVTVANPITVNWDDVAGTQNSKLEKIITQKWLANFPYGMEAWADYRRTGFPQLFPAQNNLSSSNFIGSVINSSGRLVRRLPYPQAQYRSNGANVTQAISLLGGDDVASTDLWWAKKN